One Peribacillus simplex NBRC 15720 = DSM 1321 genomic region harbors:
- a CDS encoding peptidase U32 family protein, which yields MKKPELLVTPTSVDHIRELIDAGADAFVIGEQRYALRLAGEFKREDVEKAIELAHAAGKKVYVSMNAIFHNEKVDELEGYVTFLKQAGADRIIFGDPAVLMAVRAVAPDMPLHWNTEMTVTNWYTCNYWGKRGAVRAVAAREISLDEIVEMKENAEVEIEVQVHGMTCMFQSKRTLLGNYFEYQGKALEVENRKEHRNMFLHDNERENKYPIYEDENGTHIMSPNDMCMIDELQELIEAEIDSLKIEGVLQTPEYIMEMTKLYREAIDVCAEDPDRYDDLKSELFEKVKAVQPDSRELDTGFFFKESVY from the coding sequence ATGAAAAAGCCTGAATTACTTGTGACTCCGACAAGTGTCGATCATATAAGAGAACTCATCGATGCTGGCGCTGACGCCTTCGTCATTGGCGAACAACGTTATGCGCTTAGGCTGGCAGGGGAGTTCAAACGTGAAGATGTAGAGAAGGCGATTGAGCTTGCACATGCCGCGGGAAAGAAAGTATACGTATCCATGAACGCCATTTTTCATAATGAAAAAGTGGACGAGCTTGAAGGGTATGTAACTTTCCTTAAGCAGGCGGGTGCCGATCGGATCATATTCGGTGATCCCGCAGTCTTAATGGCTGTCCGTGCCGTGGCACCTGATATGCCCCTGCACTGGAACACAGAGATGACGGTAACGAACTGGTACACATGTAATTATTGGGGGAAACGCGGTGCTGTCCGTGCCGTGGCTGCCCGTGAGATAAGTCTGGACGAGATAGTGGAAATGAAGGAAAATGCCGAAGTGGAGATTGAAGTGCAAGTGCACGGCATGACATGCATGTTCCAATCGAAGCGTACTCTCCTAGGTAATTACTTTGAATACCAAGGCAAGGCATTGGAAGTGGAAAATCGGAAGGAACATAGAAATATGTTCTTGCATGATAACGAACGTGAAAATAAATACCCGATTTATGAAGATGAAAATGGTACACATATCATGAGTCCGAATGATATGTGCATGATTGATGAACTTCAGGAATTGATTGAAGCGGAAATTGATTCGCTGAAAATCGAAGGGGTATTACAAACACCGGAATATATCATGGAAATGACAAAGTTATATCGGGAAGCGATTGACGTATGTGCTGAAGACCCTGACCGGTATGATGATTTGAAATCGGAACTTTTTGAAAAAGTCAAAGCGGTTCAGCCGGATAGCCGTGAGTTGGATACCGGGTTCTTCTTTAAAGAATCGGTTTATTAA
- a CDS encoding peptidase U32 family protein: MNAIADKISKIVDGKRVIVKKPELLAPAGNLEKLKIAVHYGADAVFIGGQEYGLRSNAGNFTFEEMKEGVEFAKKYGAKVYVTTNIFAHNENIDGLDEYLEGLQEAGVHGIIVADPLIIETCKRVAPNVEIHLSTQQSLSNWKAVQYWKEEGLERVVLARETSADEIREMKEQVDIEIEAFVHGAMCIAYSGRCTLSNHMTARDSNRGGCCQSCRWDYDLYELDQDGEKALFDKEDAPFAMSPKDLKLIESLPGMIEIGIDSLKVEGRMKSIHYIATVVSVYRKVIDAYCADPDNFKIKQEWLEELDKCANRETASSFMEGEIPGYKQQMFGNHTVKTRFDFAGLVLDYDEETKIVTMQQRNFFKPGDEVEFFGPEIENFTQKIGTIWDESGKELEAARHPLQIVRIQVDNRVYVNNMMRKEN, translated from the coding sequence TTGAATGCTATTGCTGATAAAATTTCCAAGATCGTTGATGGAAAGAGAGTCATTGTAAAAAAACCGGAATTGCTGGCTCCTGCCGGCAATCTGGAAAAATTAAAAATTGCCGTTCATTACGGCGCGGATGCCGTGTTCATTGGCGGTCAGGAATATGGTCTTCGTTCCAATGCCGGCAACTTCACGTTTGAGGAAATGAAGGAAGGCGTCGAATTCGCTAAAAAGTATGGTGCTAAAGTATATGTAACCACAAATATATTCGCACATAATGAAAATATCGATGGTCTGGATGAATATCTGGAAGGACTTCAGGAGGCTGGGGTTCATGGTATCATCGTCGCCGATCCATTAATCATCGAAACCTGTAAACGGGTCGCTCCGAACGTCGAGATCCATTTAAGCACACAGCAATCGCTATCGAACTGGAAGGCTGTTCAGTATTGGAAAGAGGAAGGCTTGGAGCGTGTTGTTTTGGCACGTGAGACGAGTGCTGATGAAATCCGTGAAATGAAGGAGCAGGTCGATATCGAAATCGAAGCTTTCGTTCACGGGGCCATGTGCATTGCCTATTCTGGACGCTGCACCCTTTCGAACCATATGACTGCGCGTGATTCGAACCGCGGCGGCTGCTGTCAGTCTTGCCGTTGGGATTATGATTTATATGAGTTGGATCAAGACGGGGAAAAGGCTTTATTCGATAAAGAAGATGCTCCATTCGCAATGAGTCCAAAAGACTTGAAGCTAATTGAATCACTGCCAGGCATGATTGAAATTGGCATAGATAGCCTGAAAGTCGAAGGAAGAATGAAGTCCATTCACTATATCGCTACAGTTGTCAGCGTCTATCGTAAAGTGATTGATGCGTATTGTGCCGATCCGGACAATTTCAAGATTAAACAAGAATGGCTGGAAGAGCTTGATAAGTGTGCAAACCGTGAGACGGCATCATCGTTCATGGAAGGGGAAATTCCTGGGTATAAACAGCAAATGTTCGGGAATCATACCGTAAAGACTCGCTTCGACTTCGCTGGATTGGTACTTGATTACGACGAGGAAACTAAAATCGTTACCATGCAGCAACGTAACTTCTTCAAGCCTGGGGATGAAGTGGAGTTTTTTGGACCGGAAATCGAAAACTTCACTCAAAAAATCGGTACGATCTGGGATGAGTCAGGTAAGGAGCTGGAGGCAGCCCGCCATCCGCTTCAAATTGTCCGCATTCAAGTAGATAATAGAGTTTATGTGAACAATATGATGCGGAAGGAGAATTGA
- the udk gene encoding uridine kinase yields MTGKKPVVIGVTGGSGSGKTSVTRSIFEFFQGHSILMIEQDYYYKDQSHLPFEERLKTNYDHPLAFDNDLLIDHLNALLRYETIEKPVYDYSIHTRSEEIITVEPQDVIILEGILVLEDERLRDLMDMKLYVDTDADLRILRRMTRDIKERGRSIDSVIEQYISVVRPMHNQFIEPTKRYADIIIPEGGQNHVAIDLMVTKIQTILEQKSFL; encoded by the coding sequence ATGACAGGAAAGAAACCAGTGGTCATCGGAGTTACAGGAGGGTCGGGATCAGGTAAAACAAGTGTTACCCGTTCCATTTTTGAATTCTTTCAAGGACATTCCATCTTGATGATCGAACAAGATTATTACTATAAAGATCAAAGTCATCTGCCTTTTGAAGAGCGCTTGAAAACGAACTATGATCATCCGCTTGCATTTGATAATGATTTGCTAATCGATCATCTTAACGCATTGCTGCGCTATGAAACGATAGAAAAACCCGTTTATGATTATTCAATCCATACGCGTTCCGAAGAGATCATCACAGTTGAGCCCCAGGATGTCATCATCCTTGAAGGGATTCTTGTTCTGGAGGATGAGCGCCTCCGAGACCTGATGGATATGAAGTTATATGTCGATACGGACGCAGACTTGCGGATCCTTCGTCGGATGACCCGTGATATAAAAGAACGAGGCCGTTCCATAGATTCCGTCATCGAACAATACATTAGTGTAGTCCGTCCGATGCATAATCAGTTCATAGAACCGACGAAGCGTTATGCCGACATTATCATTCCAGAAGGCGGTCAGAACCATGTGGCGATTGACCTTATGGTGACAAAAATTCAAACAATCCTTGAACAAAAGTCTTTTTTGTAA
- the greA gene encoding transcription elongation factor GreA: protein MAIEKEYPMTKEGKLKLEQELEQLKTVKRKEVVERIKIARSFGDLSENSEYDSAKEEQAFVEGRITTIENMIRNAKIIEGNDTNTDTVSLGKSVTFVELPNGDEETYSIVGSVEADPFEGKISNDSPIAKSLIGKRVGDKVSIMTPGGEMSVKIVSIS, encoded by the coding sequence TTGGCAATTGAAAAAGAATATCCAATGACTAAAGAAGGTAAGTTAAAGCTTGAACAGGAACTGGAACAGTTAAAAACGGTTAAACGTAAAGAAGTGGTGGAAAGAATCAAAATCGCCCGCAGTTTTGGGGACCTTTCCGAGAACTCAGAGTACGATTCCGCAAAAGAAGAGCAGGCTTTCGTTGAAGGACGCATTACAACAATCGAAAACATGATCCGTAATGCAAAAATCATTGAAGGCAATGATACGAATACAGATACAGTTTCACTTGGAAAGTCGGTAACATTCGTGGAACTTCCAAATGGTGACGAAGAAACATATTCTATCGTAGGAAGCGTTGAAGCGGATCCTTTCGAAGGGAAAATCTCCAATGATTCCCCAATCGCGAAAAGCCTGATAGGGAAAAGGGTCGGCGACAAGGTATCGATCATGACACCTGGCGGCGAAATGAGCGTCAAGATTGTTTCCATCAGCTAA
- a CDS encoding peptidoglycan D,D-transpeptidase FtsI family protein: MKKKRMRLLALFLTTFMLMLIGRLAYIQLVSTESFSKHDVNLLEASVNQRSQILKIDDGRGKFYDRNGEPLAHEEIPTLVLFPFLKKMTWPIDEVASIIDKSEAELKRAIEQADEPFVFGGDDPIELTSSQSKAINELKIPGVFAVNEKLYHDQTPAAQLIGTTNISDAEKKKRYPDMNLSPETKIGNTGLQRTFDEFLLSAGESKLVFHVDASGGPMFGVDVKYVEPANPLYPVKVVTTIDKEIQEKAEKLVDERGIKKGGLVLIDIEKSEIVAMVSRPALNIKDPNGEGAVNMMLTQKTPGSVFKTVTAAAAIDYEAASPTRTFNCNLTIDGKTDKQRELGMLNFENSFAQSCNRTFAELSQEIAEKDPEFLDKYAKMLGLVGETGWQGDVYHTEVTQLHHEQTGKVWHDDDLKKDPKMIAKTAIGQQDVQTTPLAIANMMATIARGGKKEQVKAVSKVEFNNSTTVVDFPNQSIGGETLSPYTTMKMQHLLRKVVTEEKGTGASLRDLPVEVAGKSGTAQTNIEKGELNKWFAGYFPYKNPKYALVTVSFETKENSSSMTPLFSDIVKVLYSKDQDNSEN; the protein is encoded by the coding sequence ATGAAAAAGAAACGAATGAGGTTGCTGGCTCTTTTTTTGACCACTTTTATGCTGATGCTCATAGGCAGGCTTGCCTACATCCAACTTGTATCGACAGAATCTTTTTCAAAGCATGATGTGAACCTGTTAGAAGCAAGCGTGAATCAGCGTTCACAGATATTAAAGATTGATGATGGACGCGGAAAGTTTTATGACAGAAATGGGGAACCGCTTGCACATGAAGAAATCCCAACGCTCGTCCTATTTCCATTTTTGAAAAAAATGACATGGCCTATAGATGAAGTGGCCTCGATTATAGACAAATCGGAAGCGGAGTTAAAACGGGCGATAGAACAAGCGGATGAACCATTCGTCTTTGGCGGGGATGATCCGATAGAGTTGACGTCCAGCCAATCGAAGGCAATCAATGAATTGAAGATTCCGGGGGTCTTTGCCGTGAACGAGAAATTATATCATGATCAAACCCCTGCAGCGCAATTGATTGGAACGACGAATATATCTGATGCGGAAAAGAAAAAACGTTATCCGGACATGAATTTATCTCCTGAAACGAAAATAGGCAATACGGGGCTGCAAAGGACTTTCGATGAGTTCTTGCTTTCCGCAGGTGAATCAAAGCTCGTTTTTCATGTGGACGCCAGTGGAGGCCCAATGTTCGGTGTCGATGTTAAATATGTGGAACCTGCGAATCCGCTTTACCCGGTGAAGGTCGTGACGACGATCGATAAAGAAATTCAGGAGAAAGCGGAGAAACTCGTCGATGAACGCGGGATAAAAAAAGGCGGTCTCGTACTGATCGATATTGAAAAAAGTGAAATCGTCGCCATGGTATCACGTCCGGCGCTTAATATAAAAGATCCGAATGGCGAAGGGGCCGTCAATATGATGCTGACTCAAAAAACGCCGGGTTCCGTCTTTAAAACGGTCACGGCAGCAGCGGCCATCGATTATGAAGCGGCTAGTCCCACCCGGACATTTAATTGTAATTTGACGATAGACGGCAAAACGGATAAACAGAGGGAACTGGGCATGCTTAATTTTGAAAATAGCTTTGCCCAAAGCTGCAACAGGACATTTGCCGAATTGTCACAGGAAATAGCTGAAAAGGATCCGGAGTTTTTGGATAAATATGCAAAAATGTTAGGGTTGGTTGGTGAAACGGGCTGGCAAGGGGACGTCTATCACACCGAAGTTACTCAATTGCATCATGAACAAACCGGGAAGGTCTGGCATGATGACGATTTAAAAAAAGATCCCAAAATGATTGCCAAAACAGCAATTGGCCAGCAGGATGTCCAAACGACACCATTAGCGATAGCGAATATGATGGCTACGATTGCCCGCGGCGGCAAGAAGGAACAGGTCAAAGCCGTTTCCAAGGTCGAATTTAACAATAGTACGACCGTAGTCGACTTTCCCAATCAAAGTATTGGCGGCGAAACACTGTCTCCATATACAACGATGAAGATGCAGCATCTTCTTAGGAAGGTCGTGACGGAAGAGAAAGGGACTGGCGCTTCCTTGAGAGATTTGCCTGTTGAAGTCGCTGGCAAGTCTGGAACAGCTCAGACCAATATCGAAAAAGGGGAGCTCAATAAATGGTTTGCGGGCTACTTTCCATATAAAAATCCCAAATATGCTCTTGTTACCGTAAGTTTTGAAACGAAGGAAAACAGTTCCAGCATGACGCCTCTTTTTTCAGATATTGTAAAAGTCCTGTACTCCAAGGACCAGGACAATAGCGAGAATTGA
- a CDS encoding YrrS family protein — MGSRFNQRDQKRKVNKIYNIAITIVSILIVIVAVTIFLSDDGTESKKATTEPKQIAETDKGKEVDKPAGKEEETDSEKEDAVGDSEATEEDAEKVEDAEKEDSKATEEDAEDDADSEKAGDAELVEVEGSGDGNVASTYTSEGWKPVGTEQSGEHTTSFDKDSVDWNEMSKAIASGAGIDEGSMKIWWLQNGGSSTTAIGTVSEGDNPKTFRVYIEWVDGSGWKPVKVEELKTNDKR, encoded by the coding sequence TTGGGCTCACGTTTCAATCAGAGAGATCAAAAAAGAAAAGTAAATAAAATATATAATATTGCAATCACCATCGTTTCCATTTTAATCGTCATTGTCGCAGTCACGATTTTCTTAAGTGATGATGGCACCGAATCAAAAAAAGCCACGACTGAACCAAAGCAAATCGCCGAGACAGATAAGGGGAAAGAAGTGGACAAACCTGCTGGCAAAGAGGAAGAAACGGATTCAGAGAAAGAAGACGCAGTAGGAGATAGTGAAGCAACAGAAGAAGATGCAGAAAAAGTAGAAGATGCAGAAAAAGAAGATAGTAAAGCAACAGAGGAAGATGCAGAAGATGATGCAGATTCAGAAAAAGCAGGAGATGCCGAACTTGTGGAAGTGGAAGGCAGCGGCGATGGCAATGTTGCGTCTACATATACAAGTGAGGGCTGGAAACCAGTAGGAACTGAGCAATCCGGAGAGCACACTACAAGCTTTGACAAGGACTCGGTCGATTGGAATGAAATGAGTAAAGCCATAGCAAGTGGAGCTGGAATCGATGAAGGCAGCATGAAGATATGGTGGCTGCAAAACGGTGGTTCGTCCACCACGGCAATCGGTACCGTTTCTGAAGGAGATAATCCTAAAACCTTCCGCGTTTATATTGAATGGGTGGACGGATCAGGTTGGAAACCTGTAAAAGTCGAAGAGCTGAAGACAAACGATAAAAGGTAA
- a CDS encoding DUF2536 family protein has product MSFQLDLNLFEDKIEFFEAESIKNLEEKIQSQIEINKAIMLQVESVSHQMYVSEEGRRFYSAVVHFKAKK; this is encoded by the coding sequence ATGAGTTTTCAACTCGACTTAAACTTATTCGAAGATAAAATAGAATTTTTCGAGGCAGAAAGCATTAAGAATCTTGAAGAAAAAATTCAATCACAAATTGAAATCAATAAAGCGATAATGCTTCAGGTGGAATCCGTATCACACCAAATGTATGTAAGTGAAGAAGGCAGACGTTTTTATAGTGCAGTCGTCCACTTTAAAGCAAAAAAATGA
- a CDS encoding class I SAM-dependent DNA methyltransferase has product MGREFIDLFEEWSKSYDDTVGGHDIEYQEVFKHYDSILDSVTDRAHGHVLEFGVGTGNLTERLLNKGLKVSGIEPSPAMREIAVSKLRGKTEIVDGDFIDFPKPEQVDSIVSTYAFHHLTDEEKEKAIVNYGKLLNTGGKIVFADTMYQSREAHERAIQDARQAGFHNLANDLQTEYYTTIPFLGKVLEENGYKVNFERCNQFVWIMEAEKL; this is encoded by the coding sequence ATGGGCAGAGAATTTATAGATTTATTTGAAGAATGGTCGAAATCGTATGATGATACTGTTGGTGGACACGATATTGAGTATCAAGAGGTTTTTAAACATTATGATAGCATATTGGACAGCGTCACGGATCGGGCTCATGGTCATGTGCTGGAGTTTGGAGTAGGTACCGGGAATTTGACGGAAAGGCTCTTGAATAAAGGTCTAAAAGTATCGGGAATAGAACCTTCACCCGCGATGAGGGAAATAGCGGTAAGCAAGCTGCGCGGAAAAACAGAAATTGTAGATGGCGATTTTATCGATTTTCCGAAGCCGGAACAGGTTGATTCGATCGTAAGTACGTACGCGTTTCATCATTTAACCGATGAAGAAAAAGAAAAAGCGATAGTCAACTATGGAAAGTTACTGAATACTGGTGGTAAAATAGTGTTTGCGGATACGATGTATCAATCAAGGGAAGCGCATGAACGAGCGATTCAAGATGCAAGGCAGGCAGGCTTTCATAATTTGGCGAACGATTTGCAAACGGAATATTATACTACGATTCCTTTTTTGGGAAAAGTGCTTGAAGAAAATGGATATAAAGTGAACTTCGAGCGCTGCAATCAATTTGTCTGGATTATGGAGGCGGAAAAATTATAG
- the mtnN gene encoding 5'-methylthioadenosine/S-adenosylhomocysteine nucleosidase, with the protein MKVAIIGAMEEEVTILRDKLEGLEQVNIAGSEFNTGTLNGVEVILLKSGIGKVNAAMSTAILLEKFKPDAVINTGSAGGYHPALNVGDVVISTEVRHHDVDVTIFGYEYGQVPQLPAAFIPDEKLFAIAEEAAKEIEDIQVAKGLIVTGDSFMNDPVRVEFVRGKFSDLYAVEMEAAAIAQVAFQFKTPFVIIRSLSDIAGKESNISFDKFLETAALHSAALILKMVEKMK; encoded by the coding sequence ATGAAAGTAGCCATAATCGGAGCAATGGAAGAAGAAGTTACGATTTTACGTGATAAATTGGAAGGTTTGGAGCAGGTGAACATTGCCGGTTCCGAGTTCAATACAGGCACACTGAATGGTGTCGAGGTCATTTTGCTTAAATCGGGAATCGGTAAAGTGAATGCAGCAATGTCCACTGCGATCCTGTTAGAAAAATTCAAACCGGATGCTGTCATCAATACTGGCTCAGCCGGCGGTTATCATCCAGCACTTAATGTAGGGGATGTGGTCATATCGACGGAAGTACGGCACCATGATGTCGATGTGACGATTTTTGGATATGAGTACGGTCAAGTCCCTCAGCTGCCTGCAGCTTTCATCCCGGATGAAAAGCTTTTCGCAATCGCAGAAGAAGCAGCAAAAGAAATCGAGGATATACAAGTGGCGAAAGGGTTGATCGTGACGGGGGATTCTTTCATGAATGATCCTGTCAGGGTTGAATTCGTCAGAGGGAAATTCTCTGATTTATACGCGGTGGAAATGGAAGCGGCAGCCATTGCACAGGTAGCCTTCCAATTCAAAACACCGTTTGTCATCATTCGTTCCCTTTCGGATATTGCAGGTAAGGAGTCGAATATTTCCTTTGATAAATTCCTGGAAACAGCGGCTCTTCATTCAGCGGCACTGATTTTGAAAATGGTTGAAAAAATGAAATGA
- a CDS encoding PLP-dependent cysteine synthase family protein encodes MKVFQNIHELIGETPMMEITHFPLPDEVRIFAKLEYFNPGGSVKDRLGQELLAQALKTGKVKKGGTIIEPTAGNTGIGLALAAINSGVDVIFCVPEKFSAEKQELMRALGANVIQTPTEEGMTGAISKAKALLAEIPGSYCPQQFANPSNPDAYYKTLGPEIWEQMEGDVDVFVAGAGTGGTFMGTSRYIKEKNAAVKTVIVEPEGSILNGGKAGPHKTEGIGMEFLPAYMDETYFDQIHTISDRDAFHMVKELAIKEGLLVGSSSGAAFAAAMKEAARASRGSNIVVIFPDSSERYLSKKIYQGGM; translated from the coding sequence ATGAAAGTCTTTCAAAACATTCATGAGTTGATAGGGGAAACGCCGATGATGGAAATCACCCATTTCCCGCTTCCGGATGAAGTCCGTATATTTGCCAAACTGGAATACTTTAATCCGGGAGGCAGTGTGAAGGATCGGCTTGGTCAAGAACTGTTAGCCCAAGCATTAAAGACAGGGAAGGTGAAAAAGGGCGGGACGATCATCGAACCGACTGCCGGAAATACTGGAATTGGCTTGGCGTTGGCTGCGATAAACAGTGGAGTGGACGTGATATTTTGCGTTCCGGAGAAATTCAGTGCCGAGAAACAGGAATTGATGCGTGCCCTTGGAGCGAATGTGATCCAGACCCCGACAGAGGAAGGGATGACAGGAGCAATCTCCAAGGCTAAGGCACTGCTGGCTGAAATTCCGGGATCTTATTGTCCCCAGCAGTTCGCCAACCCATCCAATCCTGATGCATATTATAAAACGCTGGGACCTGAAATATGGGAACAGATGGAAGGTGATGTGGATGTGTTTGTTGCCGGTGCCGGGACGGGCGGGACATTCATGGGAACATCGCGATATATAAAAGAAAAGAACGCTGCTGTCAAAACGGTCATTGTCGAACCAGAAGGATCGATTTTAAATGGCGGCAAAGCAGGACCCCATAAAACAGAGGGGATCGGGATGGAATTTTTACCTGCCTATATGGATGAAACGTATTTTGATCAAATCCATACGATAAGCGATCGTGACGCTTTCCATATGGTAAAGGAATTGGCGATTAAAGAAGGCCTTCTTGTCGGGAGTTCTTCCGGCGCGGCATTTGCAGCGGCCATGAAAGAAGCAGCCAGGGCTTCCCGGGGGTCGAATATCGTCGTCATATTTCCGGATTCCAGTGAACGATACTTAAGCAAAAAAATTTATCAGGGAGGTATGTAA
- a CDS encoding bifunctional cystathionine gamma-lyase/homocysteine desulfhydrase, which yields MRKKTQLIHGGIFGDEKTGAVSVPIYQVSTYKQDGPGNHRGYEYSRTGNPTRHALEELIKDLEEGKRGFAFGSGMAAMTAVMMLFSQGDHVLMTDDVYGGSFRVITKVLNRFGVEATFINTSDIHSIEKEIRDNTKALFIETPTNPLLKITDLEEVSKIAKENGILTIVDNTFSTPYWQNPLTLGADIVLHSATKYLGGHSDVVAGLVVVNDEKLGNDLHFIQNSTGGVLGPQDSWLLMRGIKTLGIRMEEHEKNTSEIVRFLSGHKDVSKIYYPGLENHPNHDIAKKQSRGFGGMVSFDVGSAEKAESVLNKVRFFTLAESLGAVESLISIPALMTHASIPAERRAELGITDGLIRISVGLEDVEDLLEDLEQALQG from the coding sequence ATGAGAAAAAAAACACAATTGATCCATGGCGGCATTTTTGGTGATGAAAAAACAGGAGCGGTTTCGGTGCCGATTTATCAAGTGAGCACCTATAAACAGGATGGGCCGGGGAATCATCGGGGATATGAATATTCCCGTACGGGCAACCCAACCCGCCATGCCCTCGAAGAGTTGATCAAGGATCTCGAAGAAGGAAAAAGAGGTTTCGCCTTCGGATCTGGAATGGCAGCGATGACCGCGGTCATGATGCTGTTTAGTCAAGGTGATCATGTATTGATGACCGATGACGTTTATGGAGGGTCTTTCCGGGTCATCACTAAAGTGCTTAACCGCTTCGGGGTGGAAGCTACGTTCATCAATACGAGTGACATACACTCAATCGAAAAAGAGATAAGGGACAATACGAAGGCATTGTTCATTGAAACCCCGACGAATCCATTATTGAAAATCACCGATCTGGAAGAAGTATCAAAAATAGCTAAAGAAAACGGCATCCTCACCATTGTGGATAATACCTTCAGTACGCCATATTGGCAAAATCCACTTACACTTGGAGCCGATATCGTGCTTCATAGCGCTACGAAGTACCTGGGGGGACACAGCGATGTTGTAGCGGGTCTTGTCGTGGTGAATGATGAAAAACTTGGCAATGACCTTCATTTCATCCAAAACTCTACAGGAGGCGTGCTAGGGCCCCAGGATTCATGGTTGCTGATGCGAGGCATTAAAACGCTGGGAATCAGGATGGAAGAACATGAAAAAAATACATCTGAAATCGTACGTTTCCTATCCGGGCATAAAGATGTTTCGAAAATCTATTACCCAGGTCTTGAAAACCACCCAAATCATGATATTGCCAAAAAACAATCGCGTGGATTCGGTGGTATGGTTTCATTTGATGTCGGCAGTGCCGAAAAAGCCGAGTCCGTTTTGAATAAAGTGAGATTCTTTACACTTGCGGAAAGTCTGGGGGCGGTGGAGAGCTTAATTTCCATTCCGGCCTTGATGACACATGCTTCCATTCCGGCTGAGCGCCGTGCAGAGCTTGGAATAACCGATGGGTTGATTCGCATTTCAGTTGGTCTGGAAGATGTAGAAGACTTATTGGAAGACTTGGAACAAGCGCTACAAGGATAA
- a CDS encoding YrhC family protein — translation MKNRKKQTAAMLRSKMVDFKQFAITLLCVGSFFYLGTILPSGDKAMIDTYVYMGATIMFLGISIVFFRLSKKYKKILAEMDDQDSLQQ, via the coding sequence ATGAAAAACCGCAAAAAACAAACGGCGGCAATGCTGCGTTCGAAAATGGTCGATTTCAAACAATTTGCGATCACTTTGTTATGCGTGGGTTCGTTCTTCTATTTAGGAACCATCCTTCCCTCTGGCGACAAAGCGATGATTGACACATATGTCTATATGGGAGCGACAATAATGTTCCTGGGCATATCCATAGTATTTTTCCGATTATCCAAAAAATATAAAAAGATCTTGGCCGAAATGGATGACCAGGACTCTTTACAACAATAG
- a CDS encoding YrzI family small protein — translation MTLNMLFFTITIKMKKMTAEECLQQERIHKIREEHLDKAMKHRPFF, via the coding sequence ATGACACTGAATATGCTTTTTTTCACAATCACGATTAAAATGAAAAAAATGACTGCCGAGGAATGTTTGCAACAGGAGAGAATCCACAAGATTCGAGAAGAACATCTAGATAAAGCGATGAAGCATCGTCCTTTTTTCTAA